A single Paenibacillus sp. FSL R5-0517 DNA region contains:
- the pheS gene encoding phenylalanine--tRNA ligase subunit alpha, whose amino-acid sequence MKERLEALKIEALEQLSGVNDPQTLSDLRVKYLGKKGALTEILRGMGALSAEERPVIGQVANDVRAAIEEVIDSKQDQFQKEETAKRLQSEKIDVTLPGRRGRQGGLHPLTKVVQEIEDIFIGMGYRVAEGPEVEMDYYNFEALNLPKNHPARDMQDSFYVTEDLLMRTHTSPVQVRTMQSMKGEVPVKVICPGKVYRRDDDDATHSFQFNQVEGLVISENIRMSDLKGTLLQFVREMFGSHTEIRLRPSFFPFTEPSAEVDVTCVQCGGSGCRVCKQTGWLEILGGGMVHPKVLEMGGYDPEKYSGFAFGMGVERIAMLKYGVDDIRHFYNSDLTFLKQFGRL is encoded by the coding sequence ATGAAAGAACGTTTAGAGGCATTGAAGATCGAAGCGCTGGAGCAGTTGTCTGGTGTGAATGATCCACAGACGCTCAGTGATCTGCGTGTGAAGTATTTGGGGAAAAAGGGTGCATTGACTGAAATTTTGCGAGGCATGGGTGCACTTAGTGCGGAGGAACGTCCGGTTATTGGTCAAGTAGCCAATGATGTTCGGGCTGCCATTGAGGAAGTCATCGACAGCAAGCAGGATCAGTTCCAGAAGGAAGAGACGGCGAAGCGTCTGCAATCCGAGAAAATTGATGTGACGCTGCCAGGACGTCGTGGACGTCAAGGCGGACTGCATCCACTGACAAAAGTGGTACAGGAGATCGAAGATATTTTCATCGGCATGGGATACCGCGTAGCGGAAGGTCCTGAAGTCGAGATGGATTATTACAACTTTGAAGCATTGAACTTGCCGAAGAATCACCCGGCGCGCGATATGCAGGATTCCTTCTATGTTACCGAAGACTTGTTGATGCGTACCCATACATCTCCGGTTCAAGTGCGTACCATGCAGAGCATGAAGGGCGAAGTGCCTGTCAAAGTCATCTGCCCAGGTAAAGTATACCGCCGTGATGACGATGATGCGACGCACTCTTTCCAATTCAACCAGGTTGAAGGGCTGGTCATCAGCGAAAACATTCGTATGAGCGATCTGAAAGGAACCCTGCTGCAATTCGTGCGCGAAATGTTCGGTTCCCACACGGAGATTCGTCTGCGTCCAAGTTTCTTCCCGTTCACGGAGCCAAGTGCGGAAGTGGATGTAACCTGTGTACAATGTGGCGGCAGCGGCTGTCGGGTATGTAAGCAAACCGGCTGGCTTGAAATTTTGGGCGGCGGTATGGTTCACCCGAAAGTACTGGAAATGGGTGGTTACGATCCGGAGAAATACAGTGGTTTCGCATTTGGTATGGGCGTAGAGCGTATCGCCATGCTGAAGTATGGTGTCGATGATATCCGTCACTTCTACAATAGCGATCTGACCTTCTTGAAGCAATTCGGAAGGCTGTAA
- the zapA gene encoding cell division protein ZapA, producing MTTPDRTRVTVEIYGTSYKLVGSSADYMKQVANLVDERMSAISKQNSRLDTPRIAVLAAVHMAEQSLQTQEIRNELKMLTGERTELRNELNRLNAIQNEHQQELERRDQSLAELQKLKLEAEQALQKAETDKQAEMDKLNALLEQERAQATERVQKLQAQATAQLKEAEAKAATQLKEAEAKATRQLKEMEEKAANQLKTAQAQAASQLKEAQNRSAAELQQVQAKAAAQYKELQDKVAAQLKAAESRAIAERQQIEAEAAQQVQTAKEEAESAILLELEQAENNLKKAQEEAALQYNELQQQMELRLQQVEEKALEQTQALTDQANQERAALQEQAEQKRLNQINQLNAEFKALSEQSELEWMEKEAALEEQLQQAKEAAASQATEAAAVAEALLQDERSKLNQQLEEQRKQAETRLLDVEEQLEEVMTQLISAQDTVAAQEQQLQHERGQLETLRHEHGVRIQEQEVQSRRITELEQQLEQLKEDRSQLQELLRETEQAAQQSRDAQQQWKQKYNETVERETSLTAQLRKLQEQHAQLEQEVQNLREAEVKSEEEQRRLHKVLEQAHAAVRTLQNEIGTLTEREQSWKDLAEQRLAEIGDLENQILEVAEQNETLESGVQSLHDELSVVKEESRFNHEEAVHYQKDAELLEEKRKELEVELNAVREDLDRLQDNYKQIRNDYSDALQREESYSSKIDELSSEKQEIVRALEEARQSSAKLSERYSEQENRLAQTEEEALEWQIKYEELSVKQAELASRLEQLTRREEELRSSVEQAEQNDQVWKRRADEWAAQEQSWQERWAALENELTVWKSESAASSELLEGLEQERQQLDKLRAEATQEKEMMETELLEMGERYELAANQLRLLQVEREMEQEKAEQLNTEYRQLHDEYKKLQTEYNEWIELIEQDQT from the coding sequence GTGACTACACCTGATCGTACACGCGTCACCGTAGAGATCTACGGGACTTCCTATAAACTGGTTGGCAGCAGTGCCGACTATATGAAACAAGTAGCTAACCTGGTAGATGAGCGTATGAGCGCGATCTCCAAGCAAAATTCCCGTCTGGATACTCCGCGTATTGCGGTGCTGGCGGCTGTACATATGGCTGAACAGTCTCTTCAGACACAGGAAATCCGGAATGAGCTGAAGATGCTTACTGGAGAACGTACAGAACTGAGAAACGAATTAAATCGATTGAACGCCATACAAAATGAACATCAACAAGAATTGGAACGGCGTGACCAGTCTCTAGCTGAATTGCAGAAGCTGAAGCTTGAAGCAGAGCAGGCGCTGCAAAAGGCTGAGACGGACAAGCAAGCAGAAATGGACAAGTTAAACGCACTGCTTGAGCAGGAACGTGCCCAGGCAACGGAGCGAGTGCAGAAATTGCAGGCCCAGGCAACGGCACAACTCAAGGAAGCAGAGGCCAAGGCGGCAACACAACTCAAGGAAGCAGAAGCGAAGGCAACGAGACAGCTGAAGGAAATGGAAGAAAAAGCGGCTAATCAGCTCAAAACTGCACAGGCACAGGCCGCTTCTCAGTTAAAAGAAGCTCAGAATCGTTCTGCCGCCGAATTGCAGCAGGTGCAGGCCAAAGCTGCGGCTCAATATAAGGAATTGCAGGATAAGGTTGCCGCTCAATTAAAAGCAGCCGAGAGTCGTGCCATTGCAGAACGTCAACAAATAGAAGCCGAAGCTGCACAACAGGTTCAGACAGCCAAGGAAGAAGCCGAGTCGGCCATTTTGTTAGAGTTGGAGCAAGCAGAGAATAACCTGAAAAAAGCTCAGGAAGAAGCGGCACTGCAATATAACGAACTTCAGCAACAGATGGAGCTTCGTCTCCAGCAGGTTGAAGAAAAAGCGCTGGAACAGACTCAGGCTCTGACGGATCAAGCGAATCAAGAGCGGGCTGCCTTGCAGGAACAAGCGGAGCAGAAGCGCCTGAACCAGATAAACCAATTAAATGCAGAGTTCAAAGCCTTATCCGAACAGTCGGAACTCGAATGGATGGAGAAAGAAGCAGCCCTTGAGGAACAATTGCAACAAGCCAAGGAAGCAGCAGCATCTCAGGCAACCGAAGCCGCTGCAGTGGCAGAGGCCTTGTTGCAAGATGAACGGAGCAAGCTCAACCAGCAGCTTGAGGAACAACGTAAACAGGCGGAGACTCGACTGTTAGATGTCGAGGAGCAATTGGAAGAGGTAATGACCCAGCTCATCAGTGCGCAGGACACAGTTGCAGCGCAAGAACAGCAACTCCAGCACGAGCGTGGTCAATTGGAAACGTTGCGTCATGAGCATGGAGTCCGTATACAGGAGCAGGAAGTTCAAAGTCGCCGAATTACGGAACTGGAACAACAACTGGAGCAGTTGAAAGAGGACCGGTCTCAGTTGCAGGAACTTCTGCGTGAAACGGAGCAGGCTGCCCAGCAATCCCGTGATGCACAGCAACAATGGAAACAGAAGTATAATGAAACTGTAGAGAGAGAAACCTCTCTTACAGCGCAGCTGCGCAAACTTCAGGAGCAGCACGCACAGCTTGAACAGGAAGTCCAAAACCTTCGTGAGGCTGAAGTGAAGTCGGAAGAGGAGCAGCGCAGGTTGCATAAGGTGCTTGAACAGGCTCATGCCGCGGTGCGTACATTGCAGAATGAGATCGGCACACTTACGGAACGTGAGCAATCCTGGAAAGACCTTGCTGAACAGCGATTGGCTGAGATCGGGGACCTGGAGAACCAGATTCTCGAAGTTGCTGAACAAAATGAGACATTGGAGTCTGGTGTGCAATCCCTTCATGATGAATTGTCCGTAGTGAAGGAAGAGTCTCGTTTTAACCATGAAGAGGCTGTCCATTACCAGAAGGATGCTGAGCTCTTGGAAGAAAAACGCAAAGAGCTTGAAGTTGAGTTAAATGCTGTTCGGGAAGATCTGGACCGACTTCAGGATAATTATAAACAAATCCGTAACGATTACAGTGATGCATTACAACGGGAAGAGAGTTACAGTTCCAAGATTGATGAATTGAGTTCAGAGAAGCAAGAGATTGTGAGAGCACTTGAAGAAGCAAGACAGTCTTCAGCAAAACTTTCCGAGCGCTACTCCGAGCAAGAGAACCGACTGGCCCAGACCGAGGAAGAAGCGCTGGAGTGGCAGATCAAATACGAAGAACTGTCGGTCAAACAGGCCGAATTGGCATCCCGCCTAGAGCAGTTGACGAGACGTGAAGAAGAACTTCGCTCAAGCGTTGAACAAGCAGAGCAGAACGACCAAGTATGGAAACGCCGTGCGGATGAATGGGCGGCTCAGGAGCAATCCTGGCAGGAGCGTTGGGCCGCGCTTGAGAATGAACTGACGGTTTGGAAGAGTGAGAGTGCTGCAAGTAGCGAGTTGCTGGAGGGACTGGAGCAAGAACGACAACAGCTGGATAAGTTACGTGCAGAAGCAACGCAAGAGAAAGAGATGATGGAAACCGAATTGCTTGAGATGGGAGAGCGTTACGAACTAGCAGCCAACCAATTACGTTTGTTACAGGTGGAACGCGAGATGGAGCAGGAGAAGGCAGAGCAACTGAACACGGAATATCGTCAGTTGCATGATGAATATAAGAAATTGCAGACGGAATATAACGAATGGATTGAATTGATTGAACAGGACCAGACCTAG
- a CDS encoding EAL domain-containing protein: MKVNLQDQRKIIWVAVCGLLCFLASQWFRSSSSSDLTLSGYPVLTLLGGFAAAAACIGIYNQSWLFRTQKLTLRRTLLTTLFLLIGLFELVHIVSFAEEIPNGAMMESEFSLMMSTMGSLVCSVGLLLVYTLNEKEIALPRRFLLFSGTLGAFVILYILAIQEWSMLPNMLDGDVLGGIFTRVHFMVGLLYAIIAVLLFVQWKKSKDGDVPTILCGILCFFFGECYFVSATGVNDLNLLLGLLSNCMAYFFIQKGLYTSVVDTPFLQQQVAEAKMNYIAHHDDVTGLPNRRRLSQRLKIMMDDAVVEEQLVGVLVLNINRFKTINDSLGQQAANRVLRQVGQRLKHSSLPGEEVFGLGRDEFALTMTDFSSTNTALRRTRSILQLFEKPVLVDGNEYHLTLGIGMAIFPHDGESPQEIIQNADTALHSAKEQGMELNRFAHAMQMKAQERLQLENDLRKALDRGQFYLVYQPQVNLQSGLIVGMEALVRWQHPQRGSVSPAEFIPLAEESGLIVPLGEWVLREACAQNKQWQEAGYRKLCVSVNLSMRQFRHSHLLDNINGILKETGLEPVWLELEITESMTFDKDRSFEQLRKIKEIGVHISIDDFGTGYSSLHYLKDLPIDRLKIDRSFVNEVMEDSNNAAIVSTITSMAHHLQLKVTAEGVENEDQMIFLRNQHCHEAQGYFFSKPIKAAEFEKQFLRDVDKPTG; this comes from the coding sequence ATGAAGGTTAATCTGCAAGATCAGAGAAAAATAATTTGGGTCGCTGTTTGCGGCTTATTGTGTTTCCTCGCAAGTCAATGGTTCCGTTCCTCTTCAAGCTCTGATCTGACCCTATCGGGTTACCCGGTTTTGACACTCTTGGGTGGATTCGCTGCGGCAGCGGCCTGTATCGGTATCTACAATCAAAGCTGGTTGTTTCGGACACAGAAGCTAACTCTTCGGAGAACATTATTGACAACACTCTTTTTATTGATTGGTCTGTTTGAACTGGTTCATATCGTTTCATTTGCAGAAGAGATTCCAAATGGAGCTATGATGGAATCAGAGTTCTCCTTAATGATGTCAACCATGGGATCTTTGGTGTGTTCAGTAGGTTTGCTGCTCGTATATACCCTAAATGAGAAAGAAATTGCATTACCACGAAGGTTCTTGCTCTTCAGTGGAACATTGGGTGCCTTTGTTATTTTGTACATATTGGCGATTCAGGAGTGGAGCATGTTGCCAAATATGCTTGATGGGGATGTGCTTGGTGGAATCTTCACCCGGGTTCATTTTATGGTCGGGTTGCTCTATGCCATTATTGCAGTTCTTTTGTTTGTACAATGGAAAAAATCCAAAGATGGTGATGTACCAACCATTCTATGTGGCATCTTATGTTTCTTTTTTGGAGAATGTTATTTTGTTTCAGCAACGGGGGTGAATGATCTCAATCTGCTGCTGGGGTTGCTGAGTAATTGTATGGCATATTTTTTCATTCAAAAAGGACTGTATACGTCCGTAGTGGACACACCTTTCCTGCAACAGCAGGTCGCGGAGGCCAAGATGAACTATATTGCTCATCATGACGATGTAACAGGACTTCCGAATCGTCGTCGGCTTTCACAACGATTGAAAATAATGATGGATGATGCCGTGGTCGAGGAACAGCTTGTTGGTGTACTGGTCCTGAATATCAACCGGTTCAAGACCATTAATGATTCGCTCGGACAGCAAGCAGCTAACCGTGTTTTGCGTCAGGTAGGTCAACGACTGAAACATTCGTCACTTCCAGGAGAAGAAGTCTTTGGGCTGGGAAGAGATGAGTTTGCGTTGACAATGACAGATTTCAGTTCAACCAATACGGCGTTGCGCCGGACAAGATCCATTCTTCAACTTTTTGAAAAGCCCGTTTTGGTTGATGGCAATGAGTATCACCTTACCCTTGGAATCGGTATGGCCATTTTCCCGCATGATGGTGAGTCGCCACAGGAGATCATTCAGAATGCGGATACGGCTCTGCACAGTGCCAAGGAACAAGGAATGGAACTGAATCGTTTTGCCCATGCGATGCAGATGAAGGCACAGGAGCGTTTGCAGCTTGAGAATGATCTGCGCAAGGCGTTGGATCGAGGTCAGTTCTACCTGGTCTACCAGCCGCAGGTTAATCTGCAAAGTGGTCTAATCGTGGGTATGGAAGCATTGGTTCGTTGGCAGCATCCGCAGCGAGGCTCGGTATCTCCGGCGGAATTTATTCCTCTGGCAGAAGAAAGTGGGCTCATTGTGCCTCTTGGCGAATGGGTGCTTCGTGAAGCGTGTGCACAGAACAAACAGTGGCAGGAAGCTGGTTATCGTAAGCTGTGTGTTTCGGTGAATCTGTCGATGAGACAATTCAGGCATTCCCATTTGTTGGACAATATCAATGGCATTCTCAAGGAGACAGGACTAGAGCCCGTATGGCTTGAACTGGAGATTACAGAGAGCATGACATTTGATAAAGACCGATCCTTCGAACAGTTGCGCAAAATCAAAGAAATTGGTGTGCATATCAGTATTGATGATTTTGGAACGGGATACAGCTCGTTGCACTATCTGAAGGATCTGCCGATTGATCGGCTCAAGATTGACCGTTCATTCGTTAATGAAGTCATGGAGGACAGCAATAACGCTGCGATTGTATCTACCATCACTTCAATGGCGCATCATTTACAATTGAAAGTGACTGCCGAGGGCGTGGAGAACGAAGACCAGATGATCTTTCTCCGCAATCAGCACTGTCATGAGGCTCAGGGCTATTTCTTTAGCAAACCGATTAAAGCCGCTGAATTTGAAAAGCAGTTTTTGAGAGATGTGGATAAGCCCACAGGATAG
- the pheT gene encoding phenylalanine--tRNA ligase subunit beta, translating to MRVSTDWLSDYISLEGVTPQELAEKITRAGVEIDVVENRNKGVNKVVVGYVKSKEKHPDADKLNVCVIDAGQEEDLQIVCGAKNVDAGQKVVVALVGAKLPGGLDIKKAKLRGVVSLGMICSAKELGMNDKLLPKDQQEGILVLPETTEVGTPISQVLGLDDHVLELDLTPNRSDCLSMRGAAYEVGSILGREVKLPNPKDQLVEVGDEAANHISVEIKAQEQCSHYAARYVTGIKLGASPLWMQNRLMAAGVRPINNIVDITNYVMLEYGQPLHAFDADKLEKGHIEVRMANEGETIVTLDGQERKLEPHMLLITDGVKPVAIAGVMGGENSEVSEGTVNLLLESAKFDGGTVRKTSRQLGLRSEASMRFEKEVDPGAVITALDRAAELIQRYAEGEVHQGIVEAGAEAAEKRVIQLSLNRLNRYLGTDLSLLEVKTIFARLHFACGDAEQGLLDVEVPTRRGDITLDVDLFEEIARLYGYDNIPTTWIEGPTTPGAYTRSQAMRRTIRGVLSGSGWQEMISYSFVHPDKATLFPALTQGSKAVKLAMPMSEDRSVLRTSILPQMLDAAVYNMNRKQDSLAVFEVGSVFFTEEDQLTKQPHEIPVLGLLLTGNRANQQWNVGAEKVDFFDLKGALEQLFAYVGLEQRIRLVANSPEGFHPGRSASVYLEGKDGGEGTLIGTLGQLHPELQQQYDLNDVYIAEIALESIYNEADADIRYRELPRFPAMERDIAVVVNEDVEAGDMLRAIRESAGELLQTVQVFDVFTGSKLGENKKSVAMALVYRNHERTLTDEEVTEVHARVVARLEEQFGAELRK from the coding sequence ATGAGAGTATCGACAGATTGGCTGTCTGATTATATTTCCCTTGAAGGTGTGACGCCACAGGAATTGGCGGAGAAAATCACCCGTGCGGGTGTCGAGATTGATGTAGTGGAGAACCGCAACAAGGGCGTGAATAAAGTTGTTGTAGGTTATGTGAAGAGCAAGGAGAAACACCCGGATGCAGACAAACTGAATGTATGTGTCATCGATGCCGGCCAGGAAGAAGATCTGCAGATCGTGTGTGGTGCGAAAAATGTGGATGCAGGTCAAAAGGTAGTCGTAGCATTGGTTGGAGCGAAGCTCCCTGGTGGATTGGATATCAAAAAAGCCAAATTGCGCGGTGTTGTATCCCTTGGCATGATCTGTTCTGCGAAAGAGCTGGGCATGAACGATAAATTGCTGCCCAAAGATCAACAGGAAGGTATTCTTGTTCTACCGGAAACAACAGAGGTTGGCACGCCGATCAGCCAGGTTCTTGGTCTCGACGATCATGTACTTGAACTGGACCTGACACCGAACCGTTCCGACTGTCTCAGCATGCGTGGCGCAGCTTATGAAGTAGGTTCCATTCTGGGTCGTGAAGTGAAGTTGCCGAATCCCAAAGACCAACTGGTTGAAGTGGGTGATGAAGCTGCGAATCATATCTCTGTAGAGATTAAGGCACAGGAGCAATGCAGTCACTATGCGGCTCGTTATGTAACCGGCATTAAGCTGGGTGCTTCCCCGCTCTGGATGCAAAACCGTCTAATGGCTGCAGGTGTTCGTCCAATCAACAATATCGTTGATATCACGAACTATGTCATGCTGGAATATGGTCAACCGTTACATGCATTCGATGCGGATAAGCTGGAAAAAGGCCATATTGAAGTGCGTATGGCCAACGAAGGCGAAACGATCGTTACGCTTGATGGACAGGAGCGCAAGCTGGAGCCGCACATGTTGCTCATTACGGATGGCGTGAAACCTGTAGCCATCGCTGGGGTTATGGGTGGCGAGAATTCCGAGGTATCGGAAGGTACGGTGAATCTGCTCTTGGAGTCCGCCAAATTCGACGGCGGAACCGTTCGGAAAACGTCGCGCCAACTGGGGCTGCGTTCCGAAGCAAGCATGCGTTTTGAGAAGGAAGTAGACCCGGGTGCGGTGATTACGGCTTTGGATCGTGCGGCTGAACTGATTCAGCGTTATGCTGAGGGTGAAGTGCATCAGGGAATTGTGGAAGCTGGGGCAGAAGCGGCGGAGAAACGTGTCATTCAATTGTCGCTGAACAGGCTGAATCGTTATCTGGGAACAGATCTGTCTTTGCTTGAGGTGAAAACGATCTTCGCTCGCTTGCACTTTGCATGTGGTGATGCTGAGCAAGGACTGCTGGATGTGGAAGTGCCAACACGCAGAGGGGATATTACACTTGATGTAGACTTGTTCGAAGAGATTGCGCGCTTGTACGGATACGACAACATTCCAACCACATGGATTGAAGGACCGACAACTCCGGGGGCATATACACGCTCTCAAGCGATGCGCCGCACTATTCGTGGAGTGCTCTCAGGCAGTGGCTGGCAGGAAATGATCAGTTATTCCTTTGTGCACCCGGATAAAGCGACATTATTCCCGGCGTTGACACAAGGCAGTAAAGCCGTGAAACTCGCGATGCCGATGAGTGAAGACCGCAGTGTGCTTCGTACGAGTATTTTGCCGCAAATGCTGGATGCAGCGGTGTATAACATGAACCGTAAACAGGATTCACTGGCTGTATTCGAAGTGGGCAGCGTGTTCTTCACCGAAGAAGATCAGCTGACCAAGCAACCCCATGAGATCCCAGTACTGGGCTTGCTGCTCACCGGGAATCGTGCAAACCAGCAGTGGAATGTTGGAGCGGAGAAAGTAGATTTCTTCGACCTGAAAGGTGCACTTGAGCAACTGTTCGCTTATGTAGGCCTGGAACAACGCATTCGCTTGGTAGCGAACAGCCCCGAAGGCTTCCATCCGGGACGTTCTGCATCAGTTTATCTGGAAGGCAAGGATGGCGGAGAAGGCACATTGATCGGTACATTGGGTCAGTTGCATCCGGAACTGCAACAGCAGTATGATCTGAATGATGTATACATCGCAGAGATTGCACTTGAATCGATCTACAATGAAGCAGACGCTGACATTCGTTATCGTGAACTTCCGCGTTTCCCAGCCATGGAACGTGATATCGCGGTTGTTGTGAATGAGGATGTTGAAGCGGGAGATATGCTGCGCGCCATTCGTGAATCGGCGGGTGAGTTGTTACAAACTGTACAAGTATTCGATGTGTTCACTGGAAGTAAGCTGGGTGAAAACAAGAAGAGCGTGGCGATGGCACTGGTATACCGGAATCATGAACGTACACTGACCGATGAGGAAGTTACTGAAGTTCATGCCCGTGTAGTGGCTCGTCTGGAAGAGCAATTCGGAGCGGAATTGCGTAAATAG
- the abc-f gene encoding ABC-F type ribosomal protection protein, which produces MMTLVRLHEVSKEWNGIELFTGLNLEINEGERLAILGRNGCGKTTLLRIILGEEHGGGRIERHIPQQEWGFMRQRSEIETGMNVLDAVRRESGQIYEVKRSLEELEQRLSISTEADDELLAAYTQVMEQYEQLNGYMWETEVEKVLTRLGLSAEHWNRPYHSLSGGQKTKARLAGLLVSKPKFLILDEPTNHLDEGSMRWLEEWLSSYEGTLLFVSHDRTFIDEVASGVIEFSADALTKYKGGYSEYKLHKERELREQETIYRRQELERKALEETIRNYQEWFHKAHNSATDVEVKITQSFYKAKANKNISRYHAKQKQLERLERERVDKPREAAKLNMELQMNPLAARQLVALDEVSFSYTGNEPVLRNLRITVERGDRLAVRGPNGTGKTTLLKLMIGELEASQGKVTRHPQLKIGYFSQELEGLPESLTLLDSLLTLPSMTQSAARTILGCFLFSRDDVFKRIGDLSMGEKCRVAFLRLYFGGANLLVLDEPTNYLDIDTQEVMENVLKQASGALVLVSHDRMLTKTLANRLCDLESGGTATLFEGGVSDWEQSSKLRERALETRESDDERLRLEMRLSELLSPVSTAGKDSLTQPEHSNERAVEAAEIRKIQQRLKQLKDKGASIN; this is translated from the coding sequence ATGATGACATTGGTACGCTTACATGAAGTATCAAAAGAATGGAACGGCATTGAATTGTTTACAGGATTGAATTTGGAGATTAATGAGGGCGAGCGACTTGCCATTCTGGGTCGTAACGGATGCGGCAAGACGACGTTGTTACGAATCATTTTGGGAGAAGAGCACGGTGGTGGACGGATTGAACGGCATATTCCGCAGCAGGAATGGGGGTTCATGCGCCAGCGCTCGGAGATTGAGACGGGCATGAATGTATTGGATGCGGTCCGGCGTGAGAGCGGTCAGATCTATGAAGTGAAACGGAGTTTGGAAGAACTGGAGCAACGTTTGAGCATTAGCACTGAAGCGGATGATGAGCTGCTTGCAGCCTATACGCAAGTGATGGAGCAATATGAACAGCTTAACGGCTACATGTGGGAGACTGAAGTAGAGAAGGTACTGACACGTCTTGGACTATCCGCAGAGCATTGGAACAGACCCTATCATTCTTTGAGCGGTGGACAAAAAACAAAGGCTCGCCTGGCAGGACTTCTTGTCAGCAAGCCCAAATTCCTGATCCTGGATGAACCGACGAATCATCTGGATGAGGGAAGCATGCGCTGGCTTGAAGAGTGGTTATCCTCATACGAAGGTACGCTGTTATTTGTATCTCACGATCGAACCTTTATTGATGAGGTAGCATCAGGAGTGATTGAATTCAGTGCAGATGCCCTGACCAAATACAAAGGCGGATACTCCGAATACAAGCTCCACAAAGAGCGTGAATTACGGGAACAGGAAACGATCTACCGCAGGCAGGAGCTGGAGCGTAAGGCGTTGGAAGAAACGATTCGAAACTACCAGGAATGGTTCCATAAAGCGCATAATTCAGCGACCGATGTGGAGGTGAAGATCACCCAGAGCTTCTACAAGGCCAAAGCCAACAAAAATATTTCACGTTACCATGCAAAACAAAAACAGCTGGAACGTTTGGAGCGGGAACGGGTGGATAAACCTCGTGAAGCTGCAAAGTTGAACATGGAATTGCAGATGAATCCACTGGCTGCACGACAGCTTGTTGCCTTGGATGAGGTGAGTTTTTCATATACGGGTAACGAGCCAGTGCTTCGTAACCTTCGAATCACCGTTGAACGCGGAGATCGGCTTGCCGTACGAGGTCCTAATGGAACGGGCAAGACGACACTGTTAAAGTTGATGATTGGTGAGCTGGAAGCGTCGCAGGGCAAGGTAACACGGCATCCACAGCTGAAAATCGGTTACTTTTCACAGGAGCTGGAAGGGCTTCCCGAGAGTTTAACATTGCTGGATAGTTTGCTTACCCTCCCATCCATGACACAAAGTGCGGCACGTACCATTCTGGGATGTTTCCTGTTTTCAAGGGATGACGTGTTCAAGCGTATTGGGGATTTGAGCATGGGGGAAAAGTGCAGAGTGGCATTTCTGAGACTGTATTTTGGTGGAGCGAATCTGCTGGTGTTGGACGAACCGACGAACTATCTGGACATCGATACCCAGGAAGTCATGGAGAATGTATTAAAACAGGCTTCAGGTGCTTTGGTACTTGTATCTCATGACCGGATGCTGACGAAGACACTTGCGAATCGATTGTGCGATCTGGAATCTGGGGGCACAGCAACCCTGTTTGAAGGAGGCGTGTCGGATTGGGAGCAGTCCAGCAAACTTCGGGAGCGTGCGCTAGAGACACGGGAATCCGATGACGAGCGGTTGCGATTGGAGATGCGCCTGTCGGAGTTGCTGTCTCCTGTGAGCACTGCTGGAAAAGACAGTCTGACACAGCCCGAGCATTCGAATGAGCGAGCAGTCGAGGCCGCTGAGATTCGCAAAATCCAGCAGCGTCTGAAACAATTGAAAGATAAGGGCGCAAGCATAAATTAG
- a CDS encoding cytochrome C oxidase subunit II produces the protein MKKGITWLAACMLILVLAACGGTKQSAESGSNGSDAEVTASEELVIKASNYEFDQPEYRLKKGVPVKIVYENVNGNHGILVPELNLQLDTRNSSKVITPDKVGEFEMSCSVFCGSGHSSMISKIIVEE, from the coding sequence ATGAAGAAAGGCATAACATGGCTTGCTGCCTGTATGTTAATTCTGGTCCTCGCCGCATGCGGAGGGACGAAGCAGTCCGCAGAATCTGGAAGTAATGGATCCGATGCTGAAGTTACAGCCAGTGAAGAACTGGTCATCAAGGCAAGCAACTACGAATTCGATCAACCTGAGTACCGACTCAAAAAAGGCGTTCCGGTTAAGATTGTTTATGAAAATGTAAATGGAAATCACGGTATACTTGTGCCTGAGCTGAATCTTCAACTGGATACCAGAAATAGCTCCAAAGTCATAACCCCAGACAAGGTTGGTGAGTTTGAAATGTCCTGTTCTGTCTTCTGTGGTTCAGGACACAGTAGCATGATCTCCAAAATTATTGTTGAAGAATAG